In Penaeus vannamei isolate JL-2024 chromosome 24, ASM4276789v1, whole genome shotgun sequence, the genomic stretch tctctctctctctccatctctctctctctctccatctctctctctctctctctctctctccatctctctctctctctctctctctctcttttcactctcttctctctcttctttttttctctctttcgtctctcttttggagacagagaaaatagtgAGGGGGAGcgtaagagagatgagaagaggagaatgagagacgaggagggagaatgagagagacaagacagacgagaggagaaaagtgagagagagatatgaaaaatgAGTGGGgggcccttgtctctctctctctctctctctctctctctctctctctctctctctctctctctctctctctctctctcttctctctctctcttttctctctctttctctctttctctctctctctccttcctctccttctctcctctctttctcttctctctttctctctctctctctctctctctctctctctctctctctctctctctctctctctctctctctctctctctctctctctctctctgtctctttctctctttctctctctttctctttctctctctctctctctttctctctctctctctctctctctctctctctctctctctctctctctctctctctctctctctctctctctctctctccatatctctctctctcttcactctcttcttttttttctctctttcttctctcttttggagacagagaaaatagtgAGGGGGAGcgtaagagagatgagaagaggagaatgagagagacaagacagacgagaggagaaaagtgagagagtgatatGAAAAATGAGTGggggcccctctctctctctctctctctctctctctctctctctctctctctctctctcctctctctctctctctctctctcctctcatctctctctcatctctctctctctctctcactctctcctctctctctctctctcatctctctctctctctctctctctctctctctctctcatctctctctcttctcttctcttctctctctctctctcctctctctctcctctctctcctctctctcctctctctcctctcctctctctctctctctctctctctctctctctctctctctctctctctctctctctctctctctctctctctctctctctctctctctctcttctccctcgtcactctcttctctctcttttctcttgttctctctcttctctttttctctctctcatctctcttttggaggtagagagaaaattgtgagggggagagtaagagagagatgagaggatgagaatgagagagattagaggaaggaggatgagagagacaagagagacagacgagaggaggaaagtgaaagagagagatgtgaaagaTGAGAGGGGGCCCTcgtctctctttgtatcttctctctctttgactcttctctctcctctatctctctctgtgcctctgaaagagagaggaagaagagagagagggggggaggagagagagggagaaagctaatatctctctctctctctccctccctctccctccctcctccctctccctccctccctccctccctccctccctccctccctccctccctccctccctccctctccctctctctccctccctctccctcctctctctccctctcctctcctccctctctctccctccctccctctccctctcctccctctctctctctctccctctcctccctctcctcctctctctccctccctccctctctctccctccctccctctcctctctccctccctccctctctccctctccccctctctatccctcccccccctccctctccctccctccctcctctctctctctctctctctctctctctctctctctctctctctctctctctctctctctctctctctctctctctctctctctctctctctctctctctctctctctctctctctctctctctctctctctctctctctctctctctctctctctctctctctctctctctctctctctctctctctctctctctctttctctctctccctctctccctcctctctctctctctctctctctctctctctctctctctctctctctctctctctctctctctctctctctctctctctctctctctctctctctctccctcctctctctctctctctccctccctcctcctctccctccctcctctctctctctctctctctctctctctctctctctctctctctctctcctctctctctctctctctctctccctctctctctccctcctctctcctctctccctctctctctctctctctctctctctctctctctctctctctctctctctctctctctctctctctctctctctctctctctctctctctctctctctctctctctctctctctctctctctccctctcctctctctctccctctctctctctctctctctctctctctctctctcctctctctctctctctctctcctctctctctctctctctctctctctctctctctccctctctctctctccctccctctctctctctctctctctctctctctctctctctctctctctctctctctctctctctctctctctctctctctctctctctctctctctctctctctctctctctctctctctctccctctctctctctctctctctctctctctctctctctctcctccctctctctctctctctctctctctctcctctctctctctctctctctctctctctctctctctctctctctctctctctctctctctctctctctctctctctctctctctctctctctctctctctctctctctctctctctctctctctctctctctctctctctctctctctctctctctctctctctctctctctctctctctctctcctccctccctctctcccttctcctcctctctctcctctctcctctctcttctctctctctctctctcctctctctctctctctctctctctctctctctctctctctctcttctctctctctctccctccctctccctcttctctctctctctctctctctctctctccctctctcctcttctctctctctctccctctctcctcttctctctctctctccctctctcctctctctctctccctctccctctctctctctctctctcttctctccctctctctctctctctctctctcttctctctctctccctctcctctctctccctctctcctcttctctccctctctcctcttctctctccctccttcttctccctctcctcttctctctccctctctcctcttcttctctccctctcctctttctctcctctctctccctcttctctctcttctctcctcttctctctccctctctcctctctctccctctctcctcttctctctctcctcttctctctctcccctctctccttctctctcctctctcctctttctcttcctttccttctctctcctctctcctcttctctctctcctcctcctcttctctctccctctctctctctctcctctcctcctcctccctctctcttctctctctctctctccttcttctctccctctctctctctctctctctctctctctctctctctctctctctctctcttcctctctctctctctctcctcctctctctccctctctctctctctctctctctctctctctctctctctctctctctctctctctctctctctctctctctctctctctctctctctctctcctctctctctctctctctctctctctctctctctcctctctctctctctctctctctctctctctctctctctctctctctctctctctctctctctctctctctctctctctccctctctctcctctccctccctctccctctccctctccctctccctctccctctctctctctctctctctctctctctctctctctctctccctctctctctctctctctctctctctctctctctctctctctctctctctctctctctctccctctctctctctctctctctctctctctctctctctctctctctctctctctctctctctctctctccctctctctctctctctctctctctctctctctctctctctctctctctctctctctctctctctctctctctctctctctctctctctctctcctctctctctctctctctctctctctctctctctctccctctctctctctctctctctctctctcctcttctctctctctctctctcttctctctctctctctctctctctctctctctctctctctctctctcttctctctctctctctctctctctctctcctcttctctctccctctctctctctctctctctctctctctcctctctctctctctctctctctctctctctctctctctctctctctctctcctcttctctctccctctctctctctctctctctcttctctctctctctctctctctctctctctctctctctctctctctctctctctctctctctctctctctctctctctctctctctctctctctctctctctctctctctctctctctctctctctctctctctctctctctctctctctctctctctctctctctctctctctctctctctctctccttctctctctctctctctctctctctctctcccttctctctctctctctctctccctcttctctctctctctctctctctctctctctcctcttctctctctctctctcctcttctctctctctctctctcctctctctctctctccctctcctctctctctctctctctctctctctctctctctctctctctctctctctctctctctctctctctctctctcttcctctctctctctctctctctctctctccctctctccctctcctctctcctctctctccctctctctccctctcctctctctctctctctctctctctctctctctccctctctctctctctctctctctctctctctctctctctctctctctctctctctctctctctctctctctctctctctctctctctctctctctctctctcctctctctctctctctctccctctctctctctctctctctctctctctctctctctctctctctctctctctctctctctctctctctctctctctctctctctctctctctctctctctctctctctctctctctctctctctccctctctctctctctctctctctctctctctctctctctctctctctctctctctctctctctctctctctctctctctctctctctctcctctctctctctctctctctctccctctccctctccctctccctctccctctccctctccctctccctccctccctccctccttcctctcgccactctctcctctcttaaggTGGAAAAGACAGCTTTCAATTaggtatttacataaataattttttttctttcttttttttcttttctttctctctttctttctttctgtcttctagTTGGAATTCAAAGCCGATGTATTTTCCCATAAGGTTGAATTGATGCTTCCCTTTGTTATTACAGTGAATGAATTCTCAAGACAGTATATAAactatgtgttttcttttttcatttcaggCGAGGCACTGGAGCCTATGCtgataagaaaaacgaaaacggtGCAGAGCAGGGTTATCGTCTCCGTGAAACAGACCTGAGATTAAGGATTAGTCGCCAAAGATTACGGAACCagcagaagaatgaggaggaggcaaTGAACAAAGGCAAGAGTGAAGGCGCTGTGAGCCTCAGAGCGTCTAGTGAGCACAAGCTGAAAATGAACAATCTCACTCCAAAAGTGAATGGTGAGACAGTGAGACGAGAGCTTAGGACTAGAGGGGGATCAAGAGACTCGGATAAGTCAGAGTCGAGTACAGAAAGTGGTTCAACTCAGATAAAGCGCACGAGCTCTCAGTCTCACCTCCACCTGAATGGTTTATATCCCAAAGCAAAGAACAGGAGATCAAGTTCAGACAGTGCTCaggaaaatattgatattacCAATAAGCCATGTAGCGACTCCAGTAAATCAATCAGCCCTGATAAATATCTAAAGAGTGTGTCATCTAAAGGACGACCCCACACGAGGAGTCGTGTAGTTGCCACAGAACCTACAATAAAGGAAGGTAAAGTCCATGGAGATATGAGTGTTAAAGAGCCTCTCGAAAATGGAAAGCTGTGTAATTCTAAAGGTATTAAACTACGCAGCCGACGCCAACTAACCACTGCCATGCAAGAGGTTGGCAATACCCGTATCCTCAGAGGGCAACACAATCGTTCAGACAGCCAAGATGTCAAGGCTCCTGATGGTTTTGatgaaatagaggaaggaggggatagtgATCAAGAGCCAGGAAAAGATGTGCATATGCCAAGAGAAGACGAATCTACAAGAGTGTCAGGAAAGGACATGCCAGTGAGAACACTACCTGAAGAAACTACCAGAGAGGTAGCTTCTAGGGAAGTTAATTGTGGGGATGTGAACTCAAGGGAAGGTAAATCCCGGGAAGTGAATTCTAGGGATACTGCACCCAGCTCAAACTGTTATGTTGATCTCAGTCGGGTGAAGTTAACTGACAGCATGCAGGCTGAGATTTTGTCCGATACCTCCAAGTCAAACCGGAGTGTGGCAAATGCTAACTCACAATGTATGTCTGTTAGTGGGAGACCCCCTCTACGCAGACTACGCAGACCTCCTGGTGAAAAATGTGATAATTCTagtttaggttacattagtttAGGTAATAACTGTTCTAGTAACATTCTTAACAACAACACTGACAAAACGTCAGAACAATCACTGCCAACTTCTCAGTTACCTCAGCAGTCTAGTAGTGTTCAAAGCAAGGTAGAAACCTTAGAGCCTCTTAGCAAAAAGGCCAGGCATTCAAAGTGCAAACAGACAGCTTTAAAAGACATGGGTAGCACAACCGTTTGTCAGTCTGGTGGTTCAGGAGCAACAGAAACAACTAACCTCTCTCCAGCTAAAGATGTTTATGAGTTTGAGGAAGAAGATGATTCAACTTCTCCTGGATCACTTAGAGTTGGAAAATTAGGCGTAGGTTGCGGTCGGTGGGGCAGGAGCATAACCAGTGAATGTAGGTCGTCTCCACAGTGTGAGTCGCCGCCACATCCCCTGATTGGATATACCCCGTCATCTCCACCTGCTGCAATGGTCACCCcagagaaaggtgggagatgtGGGGTTAAACTAAGATTGCGAATGAAGCGATCTCCTGTCTTGGACGAAGTGATAGAGGTTGGCTCGCACCTCTCTGATTCAGGAGTAGCATATGAGCCAGAGTACGAGGTGTTGACGGTTGAGGGCATCACAAATCAGGACTATCAGAccgatcaccaccatcaccaccacagacgTCACCGAAAGAAACACCGGGAACACCGGCATCGATCTGACTCTTCTGAGGGAGAAAGTACAGATGTAGATGGAACAGCATCTCCTAGGCCAACAATGAAGCGACTTCGATTAATATTAGGTAAtgagacacacacaatcaccatcCCGGACACTCGCTTCGACCACAAATAGCATGTAGACCACCCGCGATCCACTCTCCCTCAACCAACCCATCCCGTACTCCAGAAAACCACACTTGAAGATGAACACTACGTAATTCCAACTGTATTCCCACAAGTAAATCCACCCACAAGTGTAGCTCATCAAGTGCCCCACCGACCGAATGATGCTGCCCCTCCCGCACCATGTATCAACCAAGTCACAGCTGACTCGACCTTACATTGTAACAAGAGCTTATCTGGTGATCCAGGTCAATTCTCAGATGTTCGCCAGAGGAAAAGCGAGCTCACTGTCCAGGGATGGTCAAGCTGTTGCATTGTATAGTATGTCTTGCTTGACAGATGTTGAGGTTACATTTACCAAGTATCGTGTAAGTTATTTGTATGTTGTTTTGTAAATTATTATGTTGTACTTGTCTTTACACGGGTCGCGGGTGCAgagtttttcttatttccttttttttagaaagcctttattaattttttaataGAGAAGGAACAAAAGTAAGAAATTTCTATGTTCTTCATAGTATTAATGTAATAACTTTATTTTTCATCCTATATTATATTTCTCAAAGATTTCTGTGATTGTGTTACTTTTTTCCACTTTAGAATTCATtagtatgagaatgagaataatgacctAGGCAGAACCATCTGTGTTTGCAGTAAATCTAAAAGCACTTCCGGGAGCAATATCTCGGGTTTCGTAAAGGTTTGACCAAAGTGTAAAGCAATCACTCTGAAGGATCAGCGCACAATAAATGTCCCAAGCCAGTTGACTAGTTGTGGATAGCATGCTTTGGCAGAAAAAAGTTTATGATTTCCTAGGAAAAGTCTAAATGGATGGATTgatttattgttgatgataattttagagagTAGAAAGAGCTATGCTGCAAAGTCAAAACAGCTGAGTGGTTGTAATACAGTGTACTCTGCTTTTGTGACCCAGGATCTTGTATATGACAATATAGAGGATAAGATCGGTAAGGAAGCTGTATATTTATCAGAGTGATGTACAAATGTCCCAGGTTACAGATGGAAAGCTTTAGGGTACAAACAGGGTCAAAATATTCGTGGCTGGACTGCTGCAGGCCAAACCTCTTTGACAGGCCTCTTTTATTTACACTTGATCGGCACCATTCCACTCCTGTCTCTCATGTCATGACTTTTGAAAGATGACTGTCAATACTGTGTATTGATGTTTGAGTACCAATGATTGGTAGCTCTTAAACGGTGGTGTTAATAAAAGTTGTAGAAGTGAAGACGTTTTGTGTTACCTCTTTGGATGGATTGGAAATAATGCGGCTGGATATGTTGACTCAGTATTTAAGAATGTTTAAACCCGAGGCAGTCCTGGAAAGAATTACTTACCGGAGATCTAAATTTCGTGTTTATACTTAAAATACTAGAATGGTGGAGGTTTGTGTGTGCAAAGACGGTTTGCCATATGAATTGTTGAAAAAGTCTTGATTACAGTGCAGAGTCGGTAGTTGCAATATCAGGGGGAGGAGTATGAGTAAACACCATTGGAATGCATGGCAGGATGTTTGGGGACTAATGAATGTTGTGAAAAATAACAAACTGGTGAGTCAGACGTACGAGGGATAGCACAGTGGCGAAAGTAATAGCTAAATCTCTTCAAGTGCTCGTGTTAGGGCGGTTGTTACTTAACCTTCAGAGTGAGTACGCGCGTGCTTACACCTGTACGTCTAATTAAGCCTTAGGTCGGCATGCATATTCAGTGGATTTTAAACGAAATGCACGGAGGTGGTGATACGCTTGTTTTGGTAGAGGTGAGAAGTGTATTGAGCAGGAAACATGGACTGAAGGAGGTTAAGCATCAAATGTCCTCACCCCACTTAGTAATTGCAATCAAAAGCAAAACATGCAAAAACAAGATGCGCTATTTGGTTTGCTTCAGACACGAAAGGAAATGAAGTACAGCTAATAACGTTTCACTCTTGATTAAACTCTTAATTTCTGCGTGTAGTGTAACTATCTCTTCGTTGCAACTTTTCTGACAACAGACTTTCGTCGTTTTTTAGGGAGGCAAAATACCCTATAAATCGAGTGTGCTtgaggtgtttatatatatatatatatatatatatatatatatatatatatatatatatatatatatatatatatatatatgttggattACAGCCTCTGGCAAGCGACCTTTGACATAGATTGCTTTCTGAAGGATGAACCTGGCCAAGTTGACTTCGAGGAGCAaccaaaagaaaattaaaaggtcTTGGGCAATCACATAAAAGTCCCTTGCA encodes the following:
- the Hmt4-20 gene encoding histone-lysine N-methyltransferase KMT5B-B, yielding MVVAQGGRLMRGGGMATTGCGMTPKELSDNDDLATALVLDQYLGFATHKMNVRYRPLRGSKEELGQIIEDFIQHQDYEKAFKQLVSGDWMPWTFFITKNKHLQAAFKEHVFRYLRVFDKDSGFVVKPCYRYSMEGCVGAKICATRKWYKNEQIGYLVGCIAELSEDEETQLLHPGKNDFSVMYSCRKNCAQLWLGPAAFINHDCRANCKFTATGRGTACVKVLRDIEVGEEITCFYGEDFFGDNNSYCECLTCERRGTGAYADKKNENGAEQGYRLRETDLRLRISRQRLRNQQKNEEEAMNKGKSEGAVSLRASSEHKLKMNNLTPKVNGETVRRELRTRGGSRDSDKSESSTESGSTQIKRTSSQSHLHLNGLYPKAKNRRSSSDSAQENIDITNKPCSDSSKSISPDKYLKSVSSKGRPHTRSRVVATEPTIKEGKVHGDMSVKEPLENGKLCNSKGIKLRSRRQLTTAMQEVGNTRILRGQHNRSDSQDVKAPDGFDEIEEGGDSDQEPGKDVHMPREDESTRVSGKDMPVRTLPEETTREVASREVNCGDVNSREGKSREVNSRDTAPSSNCYVDLSRVKLTDSMQAEILSDTSKSNRSVANANSQCMSVSGRPPLRRLRRPPGEKCDNSSLGYISLGNNCSSNILNNNTDKTSEQSLPTSQLPQQSSSVQSKVETLEPLSKKARHSKCKQTALKDMGSTTVCQSGGSGATETTNLSPAKDVYEFEEEDDSTSPGSLRVGKLGVGCGRWGRSITSECRSSPQCESPPHPLIGYTPSSPPAAMVTPEKGGRCGVKLRLRMKRSPVLDEVIEVGSHLSDSGVAYEPEYEVLTVEGITNQDYQTDHHHHHHRRHRKKHREHRHRSDSSEGESTDVDGTASPRPTMKRLRLILGNETHTITIPDTRFDHK